Proteins from one Malaya genurostris strain Urasoe2022 chromosome 2, Malgen_1.1, whole genome shotgun sequence genomic window:
- the LOC131430303 gene encoding uncharacterized protein LOC131430303 has protein sequence MSTLISVTFDSKQIAFCILDTRFSRGGINMDSVKIKSTSKQQFARMIALLETRPDVAKGFSKVNVAPFWNSLATELNSLGPPVRDTTGWKKVWCDYKSNLKRKLAHNSKELRATGGGPNKVIEISELEEQTIALTGLRNTIQGVQNTLSYGALSLDSRDKQNLVVDNIQELFITDNSNDNADEETTCSKPKRLKKSTLDLLEQQVAEQKKNTTKRW, from the exons ATGTCAACTCTAATCTCAGTAACGTTTGACTCCAAACAAATCGCTTTCTGTATCCTAGATACGAGATTTTCACGTGGCGGAATTAACAT GGATTCAGTAAAGATAAAATCTACATCGAAACAACAATTCGCGCGAATGATAGCTTTATTGGAAACAAGACCGGATGTTGCAAAAGGATTTTCGAAGGTGAACGTTGCGCCTTTCTGGAATTCTTTGGCAACGGAATTAAACAGTTTGGGACCGCCTGTCAGAGACACAACAGGGTGGAAAAAG GTGTGGTGTGATTACAAGTCGAACCTGAAGAGAAAACTGGCCCACAATTCGAAGGAGCTGCGTGCCACGGGAGGCGGACCTAACAAAGTGATAGAGATTTCTGAATTGGAGGAGCAAACTATTGCTCTGACTGGTCTCAGAAACACAATACAAGGTGTGCAGAACACATTGTCATATGGTGCATTGTCATTAGATAGTCGTGATAAGCAAAACTTGGTTGTAGACAACATCCAAGAATTGTTTATTACGGATAATTCTAATGACAATGCGGATGAGGAGACCACTTGTTCTAAACCAAAACGGTTGAAAAAATCGACCCTAGATTTGCTGGAACAGCAAGttgctgaacaaaaaaaaaataccacgAAACGGTGGTAG